In one Sphingobacterium daejeonense genomic region, the following are encoded:
- a CDS encoding efflux RND transporter permease subunit, which yields MLKKIIKYFLENRVITLLLLVVVLIWGLITAPFNWHQNALPSDPVPVDAIPNIGENQQIVATEWMGRSPKDIQEQITYPLTTSLLGIPGVKTIRSSSMFGMSFLYVIFEEDVEFYWSRSRILEKLNSLPAGTLPSDVTPTLGPDATALGQVFWYTLEGRNPETGKPTGGWDPDELRTIQDFYAKYNLAASEGVSEVASIGGFVKEYQVDINPDAMRAYNVSVMDIMSAIQNSNLDIGAETIEINKAEYLVRGLGYLKSVQDLEDAVVAVRNNVPVKIKDVGFVNLGPSTRRGGLDKEGVEAVGGVVVARHGTNPMEVINNVKAKIKEMEAGFPQKTLEDGTISKVTVVPFYDRSGLIQETIGTLENALAHEILICIIVVIVLVINLRASILISSILPIGVLATFIIMKQMGVEANIVALSGIAIAIGVMVDVGIVFIESILRHMDEEKAKGVESRGKAFVNLISTAVAEVSGALSTAMLTTIISFLPVFMMEAQEGKLFGPLAYTKTFALVSAFVLGIIILPTLAYYIFSIRINGSKVRRIANYVLVVAGIALWIYTGVFVAFALTLIGVNNLFTPRWKGEKIANYVNVAITLFVAMYYLTVEWLPLGTQASTTLNFVFVFFAIGSILGMLWALVIYYEQILRWSLSNRWKFMAIPIITLLFGMLAWMGVEKSFGFVANGFEKTGWKSFRETAFWQKSTETFPGIGEEFMPSLNEGSFLLMPTSMPHTGIEQNLQLIRTLDKRIQNIPEVELIVGKWGRVNSALDPAPTQMFENTINYIPEFYLDEDGHRERFKVNSSGEFVLKGDKTYAVSDGFRSIPRDSLIEDKSGKFFRRWRPEIKKADDIWQEIVNVSHLPGLTSAPKLQPIEARMVMLSTGMRAPMGLKVSGPDLESIEIGGKALEAALKDVPSVMPSTVFYDRAVGAPYIEIHLNRDRMARYGITVAELQEVISAAVGGMTLTTTVEGRERFPVRLRYPRELRDDPDALRKIIIPTATGAQIPLGDVVDVEYAKGAQMIQSENTFLLGYVIFDKKSGIAEVDVVYEADQLLKEKIASGELDLPNGVTYKFAGNYEQQERAAKRLMLIIPLSLLAILVILYFQFRTVTASLIHFSGVFVALAGGFILLWLYGQPWFMDFSVGGTNMRDLFQMHSINLSIAVWVGFIALFGLATSDGVLMGTYIHDTFEARNPRTKDEIREAVIYAGLKRVRPAAMTTATALIALLPVLTSTGKGAEIMVPMAIPTFGGMLIQSMTMFVVPVFQCWWRESATKKENRKNNKNIANENE from the coding sequence ATGCTTAAAAAAATTATCAAATATTTTTTGGAGAACCGAGTAATAACACTGTTATTACTTGTGGTTGTCCTTATATGGGGGCTGATTACAGCGCCCTTTAATTGGCATCAAAATGCGTTGCCGAGCGATCCTGTGCCGGTCGATGCGATTCCGAACATTGGGGAGAACCAGCAAATTGTTGCGACCGAATGGATGGGGAGGTCTCCCAAAGATATACAGGAGCAGATTACCTATCCACTCACGACCTCCTTACTGGGCATCCCCGGCGTAAAAACAATCCGGAGCAGTTCGATGTTCGGCATGTCCTTCCTCTATGTCATTTTTGAAGAGGATGTTGAGTTTTATTGGAGCCGTTCCCGTATTCTGGAAAAACTGAATTCATTGCCTGCCGGCACATTACCATCCGATGTAACGCCCACGCTCGGGCCGGATGCCACTGCTTTGGGGCAGGTCTTTTGGTATACACTGGAGGGACGCAATCCCGAAACCGGAAAACCTACAGGAGGCTGGGACCCCGATGAGCTGCGCACGATTCAGGATTTCTATGCCAAATATAATTTGGCAGCATCGGAAGGGGTTTCCGAAGTGGCTTCCATCGGAGGTTTCGTAAAAGAATACCAAGTCGATATCAATCCAGATGCGATGCGCGCATACAATGTATCCGTAATGGATATCATGTCGGCTATCCAAAACAGCAACCTGGATATCGGTGCAGAGACGATCGAAATAAACAAAGCGGAATATCTGGTGCGTGGATTGGGCTACCTTAAAAGTGTCCAGGATCTTGAAGATGCCGTAGTGGCTGTGCGCAATAATGTTCCCGTAAAGATAAAAGACGTTGGGTTTGTCAATTTGGGACCCTCCACACGACGCGGTGGATTGGATAAGGAAGGCGTGGAAGCAGTTGGCGGTGTAGTAGTTGCCCGGCATGGAACCAACCCCATGGAAGTCATCAATAATGTCAAGGCGAAGATCAAAGAAATGGAGGCAGGTTTCCCTCAAAAAACATTAGAGGATGGGACTATTTCAAAAGTCACCGTCGTTCCGTTTTATGACCGCTCGGGTTTAATCCAGGAAACCATCGGGACGCTGGAAAATGCTTTAGCACACGAAATCCTGATCTGTATTATCGTTGTGATCGTGCTGGTGATCAACCTGCGAGCATCGATTCTTATATCCAGTATCTTGCCCATTGGCGTACTGGCGACCTTCATAATCATGAAACAAATGGGGGTCGAGGCGAATATCGTTGCCCTTTCGGGAATCGCCATTGCCATTGGGGTCATGGTGGATGTGGGGATTGTCTTTATCGAAAGCATACTACGCCATATGGATGAAGAAAAAGCCAAGGGTGTTGAGAGTCGGGGGAAAGCCTTTGTAAACTTGATTTCCACCGCTGTTGCGGAAGTGTCGGGTGCTTTGTCAACGGCGATGCTCACCACGATCATCAGCTTTTTACCTGTTTTTATGATGGAAGCACAAGAAGGTAAGTTGTTCGGTCCCTTGGCATACACCAAAACCTTTGCTTTGGTTTCAGCCTTTGTGTTAGGCATTATTATCTTGCCAACACTGGCTTATTATATATTTTCAATCCGTATCAATGGGAGTAAAGTTCGCCGGATAGCCAACTACGTTTTGGTAGTTGCCGGTATCGCTCTTTGGATCTATACAGGTGTTTTTGTCGCGTTCGCATTGACTTTGATCGGAGTCAACAACCTGTTTACACCAAGATGGAAAGGAGAAAAAATTGCCAACTACGTTAATGTAGCTATCACACTTTTTGTAGCGATGTATTACCTGACGGTTGAGTGGCTGCCACTCGGCACGCAGGCAAGCACCACACTTAACTTTGTGTTCGTATTCTTTGCCATTGGTTCCATCCTGGGAATGTTATGGGCATTGGTGATCTATTATGAACAGATTCTTCGATGGTCACTTTCCAACCGGTGGAAATTCATGGCCATCCCTATCATTACTTTATTATTCGGAATGTTAGCATGGATGGGCGTAGAGAAGAGTTTTGGTTTTGTTGCAAATGGCTTCGAAAAGACAGGTTGGAAATCATTTCGGGAGACTGCCTTCTGGCAAAAATCCACCGAAACATTTCCCGGTATCGGGGAGGAATTTATGCCAAGCCTCAATGAAGGTTCTTTCCTTTTGATGCCCACCAGTATGCCGCATACTGGGATTGAACAAAACCTGCAATTGATCAGAACACTTGATAAACGTATTCAAAACATACCGGAAGTCGAACTTATCGTAGGAAAATGGGGCCGTGTGAATTCTGCACTTGATCCGGCTCCTACACAGATGTTTGAAAATACGATCAATTATATCCCGGAATTTTATCTGGATGAAGACGGGCATCGTGAAAGGTTCAAGGTAAACAGTTCCGGAGAATTCGTGTTGAAAGGTGACAAGACCTATGCTGTTTCCGATGGTTTCCGTTCCATACCACGGGACAGTCTGATTGAAGATAAAAGCGGAAAATTTTTCCGCAGATGGCGTCCTGAAATTAAAAAGGCCGACGATATATGGCAAGAGATCGTCAATGTTTCCCATCTGCCCGGATTGACTTCCGCTCCTAAGTTGCAACCGATAGAAGCGAGAATGGTAATGCTTTCTACGGGAATGAGGGCTCCGATGGGGCTAAAGGTTTCGGGTCCGGATCTGGAGTCGATTGAAATCGGTGGCAAGGCCTTGGAAGCAGCCTTAAAGGATGTTCCATCTGTTATGCCATCGACCGTTTTCTACGACAGGGCTGTTGGCGCACCCTATATCGAAATCCATCTGAACCGGGATAGAATGGCCAGATACGGTATTACCGTTGCCGAGCTTCAGGAAGTAATCAGTGCGGCAGTCGGCGGTATGACGTTGACCACTACAGTCGAAGGCCGGGAACGGTTTCCCGTTCGCCTGCGCTACCCACGAGAATTACGGGATGACCCGGATGCGTTGCGAAAAATAATCATTCCGACAGCTACAGGAGCTCAGATTCCATTGGGGGATGTGGTGGATGTTGAATATGCCAAGGGCGCTCAGATGATCCAAAGTGAAAATACCTTTTTGTTGGGTTATGTAATCTTTGATAAAAAAAGTGGCATAGCGGAAGTCGACGTAGTATACGAAGCGGATCAACTCCTAAAGGAAAAAATAGCGTCTGGAGAACTGGATTTACCCAACGGGGTGACGTATAAGTTTGCCGGAAATTATGAACAGCAAGAACGTGCCGCAAAAAGGCTAATGCTTATTATACCACTGAGTTTGTTAGCCATTTTAGTAATTCTCTACTTTCAGTTCCGAACGGTTACAGCATCGTTAATTCATTTTTCCGGTGTTTTTGTAGCTCTTGCAGGAGGTTTTATTTTGTTGTGGCTTTACGGACAGCCTTGGTTTATGGATTTCTCTGTCGGAGGGACAAATATGAGGGATCTGTTCCAGATGCACAGCATCAATCTCAGCATTGCCGTTTGGGTAGGATTTATCGCCCTGTTCGGACTGGCGACGAGTGATGGTGTATTAATGGGAACATACATCCACGATACATTTGAAGCACGGAACCCCAGAACAAAAGATGAAATACGGGAAGCAGTCATATACGCAGGCTTAAAGCGTGTCAGACCGGCAGCGATGACCACTGCTACAGCACTGATCGCCTTACTGCCTGTCCTGACCTCTACCGGTAAAGGTGCGGAAATCATGGTACCAATGGCCATCCCGACTTTCGGCGGCATGCTGATCCAATCCATGACCATGTTTGTGGTTCCAGTATTCCAGTGCTGGTGGAGGGAATCTGCCACTAAAAAAGAAAATAGAAAAAATAATAAAAATATAGCGAATGAAAACGAATAA
- a CDS encoding TolC family protein, with amino-acid sequence MKTNKINRYITVAVLTSLSIFSQALAQDYPTDSLSYYIQVAIENNPGVKSQKYAHEAYLEKIPQAGAYQDPELSMEAYTMPMEIIGGRSIGNVSLMQMFPWFGTRKAARTEATHMANMQDQQYREAINNLILQVSTQWYTMQKLNEQLKNNQENQVFLKQLEQLAIRKFSAPSSTSQSSVAPVVSSNTPSSPTRSSASSGMGGMSMGGGNSAPATNQNMSMPSGGGMGAMEGGSGSGMSEVLRIQLEIVEIENNIESLHAQIKAEKAKFNALLNREATEKVMLGQEIHKLNFLYSEEEALRVIEANNPMLEMIAEEGLAFKAKAEMDRKMSYPMIGIGVEYMVVGRTNNSMLAMDGMNGKDMVMPMVSVSLPLFRKKYNAQQNESRLWRKSSEENFKNTFNTLKSEFYSLKSQLDDAQRAIELYEKQTTLAQTTYNLIVKEFVTGKSDLTNVIQVQRQLLDYQLRKAEALANYNTMVVSIKKLLADHK; translated from the coding sequence ATGAAAACGAATAAGATAAATCGGTATATAACCGTGGCTGTATTAACAAGCTTAAGCATTTTTTCGCAAGCTTTAGCCCAAGACTACCCCACCGATTCGCTGTCCTATTATATACAAGTCGCAATCGAAAATAATCCGGGTGTAAAATCACAAAAGTATGCGCATGAGGCATACCTTGAAAAAATTCCGCAAGCCGGAGCATACCAAGACCCCGAATTGTCCATGGAAGCATATACGATGCCTATGGAAATTATAGGAGGGCGTTCTATTGGAAATGTGAGCTTGATGCAAATGTTTCCATGGTTCGGCACGAGAAAAGCAGCTCGCACAGAGGCTACACATATGGCCAATATGCAAGATCAACAGTATCGGGAAGCCATAAATAATCTGATCCTTCAGGTCAGCACACAGTGGTACACGATGCAAAAATTGAACGAGCAACTCAAGAATAATCAGGAAAACCAAGTGTTTCTAAAACAATTGGAACAATTGGCAATACGGAAATTCTCTGCGCCCTCAAGCACCTCACAATCAAGTGTAGCACCCGTCGTAAGCAGTAATACGCCTTCCTCACCAACCAGATCTAGTGCTTCATCGGGTATGGGAGGGATGAGTATGGGAGGAGGCAATTCAGCTCCTGCTACTAATCAGAATATGAGTATGCCGTCCGGTGGTGGCATGGGAGCAATGGAAGGTGGCTCCGGATCGGGTATGTCAGAGGTGCTTCGTATCCAATTGGAAATTGTCGAAATTGAAAATAACATTGAAAGTTTACATGCTCAGATTAAAGCCGAAAAAGCAAAATTCAATGCATTGTTGAATCGGGAAGCAACTGAAAAGGTCATGCTGGGACAAGAGATCCACAAGCTGAATTTTTTATATAGCGAGGAAGAGGCACTAAGGGTTATTGAGGCAAACAACCCCATGCTTGAAATGATTGCCGAAGAAGGCTTGGCATTTAAGGCAAAAGCGGAAATGGATCGGAAAATGAGTTATCCCATGATTGGTATCGGTGTGGAATACATGGTTGTGGGAAGGACGAATAATTCAATGCTGGCCATGGACGGGATGAACGGTAAGGATATGGTCATGCCTATGGTTTCAGTGAGCCTGCCACTCTTCCGTAAAAAATACAATGCCCAGCAAAACGAAAGCAGGCTATGGCGAAAATCAAGCGAAGAGAACTTTAAAAACACCTTCAACACTTTGAAAAGCGAGTTTTACAGTCTCAAAAGCCAACTGGATGATGCTCAGCGTGCCATCGAGCTGTACGAAAAACAAACTACGCTCGCCCAAACGACATATAACCTGATCGTAAAAGAGTTCGTTACAGGCAAAAGTGACTTGACCAACGTTATTCAGGTGCAGCGGCAATTATTGGACTATCAGCTTAGGAAAGCTGAGGCCCTTGCCAACTATAATACGATGGTTGTGTCAATAAAAAAATTATTAGCAGACCATAAATAA
- a CDS encoding efflux RND transporter periplasmic adaptor subunit codes for MNKLKNIFRNKAVTYGVILLSGLLLGWAIFGGNSSHDHSHDLEMEVTEDGETVWTCSMHPQIRMDKPGKCPICAMDLIPLKSSGGGDDVIDDDAIQMSEEAIALANIQTSIVGHQDAVKDVQLYGTIQVDERLQQSQTSHVNGRIENLYVTFTGESVREGQLIAKIYSPDLLTAQQELLEAAKLQDMQPLLLDAAKEKLSLWKVSEDQISKILTSNEVSPYVNIYANTSGVVIAKNVNPGDYIGQGSVLYTISNLSKLWAVFDAYETDLPFLKVGDQLEYTLRSLPGKVYNGRIAFINPILDANSRTAKIRVEADNRDRNLKPEMYATARITAPLKGYNDELVIPKSAVLWTGKRSIVYVKQPNTSTPAFKLREIVLGPSIGRPICCYVGAGKWRGNRDQGSFHR; via the coding sequence ATGAATAAACTGAAAAATATTTTTAGAAATAAGGCGGTAACTTACGGGGTTATATTATTGTCCGGACTACTGCTTGGCTGGGCGATATTTGGCGGGAATTCGTCCCATGATCACAGCCATGACCTTGAAATGGAAGTGACCGAGGACGGGGAAACAGTATGGACTTGCTCCATGCACCCCCAGATCAGAATGGATAAACCGGGGAAATGCCCGATATGTGCAATGGATCTAATTCCCTTGAAATCATCCGGGGGAGGTGATGATGTAATTGACGATGACGCCATCCAGATGTCAGAAGAAGCCATAGCATTGGCGAATATCCAGACTTCGATTGTCGGCCACCAAGACGCTGTTAAAGATGTCCAACTGTATGGGACTATTCAGGTGGACGAACGTTTACAACAATCCCAAACATCGCATGTCAATGGCCGTATTGAAAATCTTTACGTAACCTTTACTGGCGAGTCGGTAAGAGAAGGACAACTGATAGCCAAAATCTATTCGCCTGATTTATTGACGGCGCAGCAAGAATTGCTCGAAGCTGCAAAATTGCAGGATATGCAGCCCCTCCTATTGGATGCCGCGAAAGAGAAGCTGAGTTTATGGAAGGTGTCAGAGGATCAGATAAGCAAAATATTGACATCCAACGAAGTTTCACCCTACGTCAATATATATGCGAATACAAGTGGTGTTGTCATAGCAAAAAATGTAAACCCGGGCGATTATATCGGCCAAGGGAGCGTCTTGTACACCATTTCAAACCTTTCCAAGTTATGGGCGGTTTTTGATGCGTATGAAACAGATCTGCCATTTCTAAAGGTGGGAGATCAGCTGGAATATACATTACGGAGTTTGCCCGGAAAAGTCTATAATGGGCGGATTGCCTTTATTAACCCTATCCTTGATGCCAATTCAAGAACGGCAAAAATCAGGGTCGAAGCCGATAACCGGGATCGCAATCTCAAACCTGAAATGTATGCAACAGCAAGGATCACTGCTCCTTTAAAGGGCTACAACGATGAGTTGGTCATTCCCAAGTCGGCGGTTTTATGGACAGGGAAGCGCTCCATAGTTTACGTAAAACAGCCAAATACATCCACGCCTGCTTTTAAACTTCGGGAGATCGTCTTGGGCCCCTCCATTGGGCGACCAATATGTTGTTATGTCGGGGCTGGAAAATGGCGAGGAAATCGTGACCAAGGGAGCTTTCACCGTTGA
- a CDS encoding heavy-metal-associated domain-containing protein produces the protein MSGLENGEEIVTKGAFTVDASAQLEGKISMMNNDGAASAAGHQHGDAQTNVNKTHDMLKVSGNCEMCKSRIEKAAKSVKGVISANWDVNAKVIHLDFDSKVTSKSAISKAIANVGHDTELDKAPKAVL, from the coding sequence ATGTCGGGGCTGGAAAATGGCGAGGAAATCGTGACCAAGGGAGCTTTCACCGTTGATGCAAGTGCCCAGCTGGAAGGTAAAATCAGTATGATGAATAACGATGGCGCAGCATCGGCTGCCGGACATCAGCATGGCGATGCTCAAACCAATGTCAATAAGACCCATGATATGTTGAAAGTATCAGGAAATTGTGAAATGTGCAAAAGCCGGATTGAGAAAGCGGCCAAAAGTGTCAAGGGGGTGATTTCCGCAAACTGGGATGTTAATGCCAAAGTTATCCATTTGGATTTCGATTCAAAAGTAACCTCAAAAAGTGCCATAAGCAAAGCTATTGCTAATGTTGGTCACGATACAGAGCTGGACAAGGCTCCCAAGGCGGTTTTATGA
- a CDS encoding heme-binding domain-containing protein, whose amino-acid sequence MKKNGKRTKAYKVILTVLLSVFVLMQFITPQRNLSPVPAGQVFVDSFKVDAKVNAILSVSCYDCHSNNTQYPWYTNVQPLGWFMADHITEGKEKLNFDDLPNYSPRRINSKFSQIIEQIEKGKMPLSSYTWMHGGARLSMEDKKLLVEYFNSLMDNE is encoded by the coding sequence ATGAAAAAAAACGGAAAACGAACGAAAGCATACAAAGTAATTTTAACAGTTCTGTTAAGTGTGTTTGTGTTAATGCAATTTATAACCCCCCAAAGGAACCTATCCCCGGTTCCTGCGGGCCAGGTTTTTGTTGATTCATTTAAGGTCGATGCAAAAGTTAATGCAATCCTGTCGGTATCATGCTATGACTGCCATAGCAATAATACCCAATACCCTTGGTACACTAATGTTCAGCCTTTGGGTTGGTTCATGGCAGATCATATAACCGAAGGAAAAGAGAAATTGAACTTTGATGATTTGCCAAATTACAGCCCGAGAAGGATAAACTCAAAGTTTAGCCAGATTATTGAGCAAATCGAGAAAGGTAAAATGCCGTTGAGTTCATATACGTGGATGCATGGGGGTGCTCGTCTAAGCATGGAAGATAAGAAGCTGTTAGTTGAATACTTTAACTCGTTGATGGATAATGAATAA
- a CDS encoding RteC domain-containing protein: METKKPNDIKAIRKYINGELRKLKRYFESNLEFYKYYRTGSSFVDEKLFVRGKHDIKLSLDTVYFETDHRFSTSHDYKAAKIIANDLIQVYLEDQLHNIIYKDKSIDLPTLSWTGSKAALTELIYGLHSQAVFNNGNTDIITIVRFFENSFNVDLGDFYHTFLELKARKLNRTKFLDSLRDALIKKMEEQDEI; this comes from the coding sequence ATAGAGACAAAAAAACCTAATGATATAAAAGCTATTAGGAAATACATTAATGGTGAGCTAAGGAAACTCAAACGGTATTTTGAGAGTAACCTTGAATTCTATAAATATTACCGAACAGGCAGTTCATTTGTAGATGAAAAGTTATTTGTTCGGGGCAAACACGATATAAAGTTAAGTTTGGACACGGTTTATTTTGAAACCGACCACCGGTTTTCTACATCCCACGATTATAAGGCGGCAAAAATAATTGCCAATGACCTGATTCAAGTTTATCTTGAAGACCAACTTCACAACATAATCTATAAAGATAAATCAATAGACCTACCAACATTAAGTTGGACGGGAAGCAAAGCGGCTTTAACGGAATTGATTTACGGACTGCATTCTCAAGCCGTCTTCAATAATGGGAATACAGATATTATAACCATAGTCAGATTTTTTGAAAACAGTTTTAATGTTGATTTGGGCGATTTTTACCATACATTTTTGGAACTCAAAGCAAGAAAGCTGAACCGAACGAAATTCCTTGACAGCTTACGTGATGCTTTGATTAAAAAAATGGAAGAACAGGACGAAATATAA
- a CDS encoding transposase, with protein sequence MDEAERSCGNRRNGKSSKQIRTSDGTIEIDTPRDRRSNFEPQLIKKRETILAFFDYR encoded by the coding sequence CTGGATGAAGCTGAACGCTCTTGTGGTAATCGTCGTAACGGCAAGTCCAGCAAGCAGATTCGCACCTCAGATGGCACTATCGAGATCGATACTCCGCGTGACCGTCGGTCTAACTTCGAACCCCAGCTTATTAAGAAACGTGAGACGATTTTAGCTTTCTTCGATTACCGATAA
- a CDS encoding four-helix bundle copper-binding protein — MSHQQFQKCIDECYACAVACNHCAASCLQEDNVKMMARCIQLDLECAAICRAAAELMSLGSQYSRHLCKLCAEICRACGDECAKHDMQHCKECADACYKCAEACEQMATAV, encoded by the coding sequence ATGTCACATCAACAATTTCAAAAATGTATTGACGAATGCTACGCCTGTGCTGTAGCTTGTAACCATTGTGCAGCTTCTTGCTTGCAAGAGGACAATGTAAAAATGATGGCTCGATGTATCCAGCTTGATCTGGAATGTGCAGCCATATGTAGAGCCGCAGCCGAACTCATGAGTTTGGGAAGCCAATATAGCCGTCACCTTTGCAAGCTATGTGCGGAGATTTGTAGAGCGTGTGGAGATGAATGTGCTAAGCATGATATGCAACATTGCAAAGAGTGTGCGGATGCTTGCTACAAATGCGCAGAAGCTTGTGAGCAAATGGCAACGGCGGTATAA
- a CDS encoding DUF305 domain-containing protein, protein MKLAIKIMAIAGILLFIQACDKDDINKIKIQNHDDNEMMTIMHNMMDEMMAMQMPPDPDNAFALMMRMHHQGAIDMANKELQSGDDAQMREMAQKIIKDQKAEIQELTTFLNGHVPHLNVPEFVTEQMKNMERSGRVTDLQIINGDTDHDFAMLMIQHHQNAIGNAKLELIYGHESAMQTMAKNIIEKQDQEISEIQTWLLANKNR, encoded by the coding sequence ATGAAATTAGCGATAAAAATAATGGCAATAGCAGGAATACTGTTATTTATCCAAGCGTGCGATAAGGACGATATCAACAAAATCAAAATCCAGAATCACGATGACAATGAAATGATGACTATCATGCACAACATGATGGATGAGATGATGGCCATGCAAATGCCTCCCGACCCTGATAATGCTTTTGCTCTGATGATGCGAATGCATCATCAGGGAGCGATCGACATGGCAAATAAGGAACTGCAATCCGGCGATGATGCGCAAATGAGGGAGATGGCCCAGAAAATAATTAAAGACCAGAAGGCTGAGATTCAAGAATTAACCACATTTCTCAATGGTCACGTACCGCATCTAAATGTTCCCGAATTTGTTACAGAGCAGATGAAAAATATGGAACGCTCAGGCAGAGTGACAGATCTCCAAATCATTAATGGAGACACGGATCACGATTTTGCCATGTTGATGATTCAGCATCATCAAAATGCAATTGGAAACGCAAAATTGGAACTTATTTACGGACACGAAAGTGCTATGCAGACAATGGCAAAAAATATTATTGAAAAACAGGATCAGGAAATCTCGGAGATTCAAACCTGGTTATTAGCTAATAAGAATAGATAA
- a CDS encoding helicase-related protein — MHRKARSFIFSDLGTYKPNQWNIYSEIKRKLVEDHDIPAHEIRFIQEAKNDKQRKELIKGMNEGKIRVLFGSTSMLGTGVNAQKRAVAVHHLDTPWRPSDLAAKGR, encoded by the coding sequence ATGCACAGAAAGGCACGCAGTTTCATCTTCTCGGATTTGGGAACATACAAGCCAAATCAGTGGAATATCTACTCCGAAATCAAACGTAAGCTCGTGGAAGACCACGACATACCTGCACACGAAATCCGCTTTATACAGGAAGCGAAGAATGACAAGCAACGAAAAGAGCTAATCAAAGGAATGAACGAGGGCAAAATCCGTGTCCTTTTCGGTTCTACGAGTATGCTCGGTACAGGTGTGAACGCACAGAAAAGAGCCGTTGCCGTACACCATTTAGATACGCCATGGCGACCGTCCGACCTTGCCGCAAAGGGACGGTAG
- a CDS encoding N-6 DNA methylase codes for MKSSVLTAFYTPPQVIDAISETLRESDVNIQKFLEPSAGIGSFIQSFSENQQTKVTAYEKDLLTSKILKHLYPESNIRVSGFEEIPEKEQNSYDVVASNIPFGDTSVFDLTFSRSKDPAKIQAARSIHNYFFLKGNDMLREGGLQVFITSQGILNSPNNEPIRRALMKSNHLVSVVRLPNNLFTEYAGTEVGSDLIILQKNTAKQPLSELEELFCQSRQTKYDTSSNAFFRDGTRVIHTDRKIDTDPYGKTCNYLYA; via the coding sequence ATGAAAAGCTCCGTGCTGACGGCTTTTTATACACCTCCACAGGTAATTGATGCAATTTCCGAAACCCTGCGGGAAAGCGATGTAAATATTCAGAAATTCCTTGAACCCTCCGCAGGTATCGGCTCGTTTATACAATCCTTTTCCGAAAACCAACAAACCAAAGTAACTGCCTATGAAAAAGATTTGCTGACAAGCAAAATCCTAAAACACCTCTATCCCGAAAGCAATATCCGTGTGAGCGGTTTTGAGGAAATCCCCGAAAAGGAACAAAATAGCTATGATGTTGTTGCAAGCAACATTCCGTTTGGCGATACTTCCGTGTTCGATCTTACGTTTTCCCGAAGCAAAGACCCCGCAAAAATACAGGCTGCCCGTAGCATACACAATTATTTCTTTTTGAAAGGAAACGATATGCTCCGTGAGGGTGGTTTGCAGGTATTTATTACTTCGCAAGGAATTTTAAACAGCCCCAACAATGAGCCGATACGTAGGGCGTTAATGAAAAGCAACCATCTGGTGTCGGTTGTCCGATTGCCAAACAACCTGTTCACGGAATATGCAGGTACAGAAGTCGGAAGCGACCTGATTATCCTGCAAAAGAATACGGCAAAACAACCTCTGAGCGAATTGGAAGAGCTGTTTTGCCAAAGCAGGCAGACCAAATACGATACTTCAAGCAATGCTTTTTTCCGTGACGGTACGAGGGTCATACATACCGACCGTAAGATAGATACCGACCCATACGGAAAAACCTGCAATTATCTATACGCATAA